From Acipenser ruthenus chromosome 23, fAciRut3.2 maternal haplotype, whole genome shotgun sequence, the proteins below share one genomic window:
- the LOC117964058 gene encoding probable methyltransferase-like protein 24 isoform X1, which yields MGSGGRLYCAFISACLVVLGMLLMLQVFVGFRAPGPRWVTKDGVTFTIISIDNSRDGGQPGGGARGNQPERSGSPRGLETRGAVFLESEAGVLWDYMPQFYQDENENVTQKQSDRSQIDLQPWAGGQPSFKAEVQRFIEYISTTQVHCARELTAGAPQEEKILAGSWTVCLEGWFLNKEMGPCVAYSFSLDQKDAGFVSRMASLAGCEVHQFDPGARPVLGRDERGVKRHQTWLDWREPKHGSRRNTPKKLGLIMESLGHHKVEFVQADLESAEWKVLENLVLDGTLGRIQQLVVTVHLHWAGFEVGGSEAGVVRFWYSLLKELQGAGYRLLHSATGPGHTILRHRLAGVSSTYTLSWVNTRWNY from the exons ATGGGGTCCGGCGGCAGGTTGTACTGTGCGTTTATAAGCGCTTGCCTGGTGGTTTTGGGAATGTTATTAATGCTGCAGGTTTTTGTGGGGTTCCGAGCCCCAGGGCCGCGCTGGGTCACAAAGGACGGGGTTACCTTCACGATAATCAGCATTGACAACAGCCGAGATGGGGGGCAGCCGGGCGGTGGTGCGCGGGGAAACCAGCCGGAGAGAAGCGGCAGCCCTCGGGGACTTGAGACCAGGGGAGCCGTGTTCTTGGAGAGCGAAGCCGGCGTGCTCTGGGACTACATGCCGCAGTTCTACCAAGATGAGAACGAAAACGTCACGCAAAAG CAGAGTGATCGCAGCCAGATAGACCTGCAGCCCTGGGCAGGTGGACAGCCCTCCTTCAAAGCTGAGGTGCAGCGCTTCATTGAGTACATCAGCACCACGCAG GTGCACTGTGCCCGGGAGCTGACGGCAGGCGCGCCCCAGGAGGAGAAGATCTTGGCTGGCTCCTGGACTGTCTGCCTGGAGGGCTGGTTTCTGAACAAGGAAATGGGGCCTTGTGTGGCCTACTCCTTCAG TCTAGATCAGAAGGACGCTGGCTTCGTGTCTCGCATGGCGTCGCTGGCGGGCTGCGAGGTGCACCAGTTTGACCCCGGTGCCAGGCCCGTCCTGGGACGAGACGAGAGAGGGGTGAAGCGCCATCAGACCTGGCTGGACTGGCGGGAGCCGAAACACGGGAGCCGCAGGAACACCCCCAAAAAACTGGGGCTCATCATGGAGAGCCTGGGACACCACAAG gTGGAGTTTGTGCAGGCAGACCTGGAGAGTGCAGAGTGGAAGGTTCTGGAAAACCTGGTTCTGGACGGGACGCTAGGCCGGATCCAGCAGCTGGTAGTGACGGTGCACCTGCACTGGGCTGGGTTCGAGGTGGGAGGCAGCGAGGCAGGGGTGGTGCGTTTCTGGTACAGCCTGCTGAAGGAGCTCCAGGGCGCAGGGTACCGGCTGCTGCACAGCGCCACGGGGCCCGGCCACACCATCCTGAGACACCGCCTGGCTGGAGTCAGCAGCACTTACACACTGAGCTGGGTCAACACCAGGTGGAACTACTGA
- the LOC117964058 gene encoding probable methyltransferase-like protein 24 isoform X2: MGSGGRLYCAFISACLVVLGMLLMLQVFVGFRAPGPRWVTKDGVTFTIISIDNSRDGGQPGGGARGNQPERSGSPRGLETRGAVFLESEAGVLWDYMPQFYQDENENVTQKSDRSQIDLQPWAGGQPSFKAEVQRFIEYISTTQVHCARELTAGAPQEEKILAGSWTVCLEGWFLNKEMGPCVAYSFSLDQKDAGFVSRMASLAGCEVHQFDPGARPVLGRDERGVKRHQTWLDWREPKHGSRRNTPKKLGLIMESLGHHKVEFVQADLESAEWKVLENLVLDGTLGRIQQLVVTVHLHWAGFEVGGSEAGVVRFWYSLLKELQGAGYRLLHSATGPGHTILRHRLAGVSSTYTLSWVNTRWNY, from the exons ATGGGGTCCGGCGGCAGGTTGTACTGTGCGTTTATAAGCGCTTGCCTGGTGGTTTTGGGAATGTTATTAATGCTGCAGGTTTTTGTGGGGTTCCGAGCCCCAGGGCCGCGCTGGGTCACAAAGGACGGGGTTACCTTCACGATAATCAGCATTGACAACAGCCGAGATGGGGGGCAGCCGGGCGGTGGTGCGCGGGGAAACCAGCCGGAGAGAAGCGGCAGCCCTCGGGGACTTGAGACCAGGGGAGCCGTGTTCTTGGAGAGCGAAGCCGGCGTGCTCTGGGACTACATGCCGCAGTTCTACCAAGATGAGAACGAAAACGTCACGCAAAAG AGTGATCGCAGCCAGATAGACCTGCAGCCCTGGGCAGGTGGACAGCCCTCCTTCAAAGCTGAGGTGCAGCGCTTCATTGAGTACATCAGCACCACGCAG GTGCACTGTGCCCGGGAGCTGACGGCAGGCGCGCCCCAGGAGGAGAAGATCTTGGCTGGCTCCTGGACTGTCTGCCTGGAGGGCTGGTTTCTGAACAAGGAAATGGGGCCTTGTGTGGCCTACTCCTTCAG TCTAGATCAGAAGGACGCTGGCTTCGTGTCTCGCATGGCGTCGCTGGCGGGCTGCGAGGTGCACCAGTTTGACCCCGGTGCCAGGCCCGTCCTGGGACGAGACGAGAGAGGGGTGAAGCGCCATCAGACCTGGCTGGACTGGCGGGAGCCGAAACACGGGAGCCGCAGGAACACCCCCAAAAAACTGGGGCTCATCATGGAGAGCCTGGGACACCACAAG gTGGAGTTTGTGCAGGCAGACCTGGAGAGTGCAGAGTGGAAGGTTCTGGAAAACCTGGTTCTGGACGGGACGCTAGGCCGGATCCAGCAGCTGGTAGTGACGGTGCACCTGCACTGGGCTGGGTTCGAGGTGGGAGGCAGCGAGGCAGGGGTGGTGCGTTTCTGGTACAGCCTGCTGAAGGAGCTCCAGGGCGCAGGGTACCGGCTGCTGCACAGCGCCACGGGGCCCGGCCACACCATCCTGAGACACCGCCTGGCTGGAGTCAGCAGCACTTACACACTGAGCTGGGTCAACACCAGGTGGAACTACTGA